The following coding sequences lie in one Phalacrocorax carbo chromosome 3, bPhaCar2.1, whole genome shotgun sequence genomic window:
- the BIRC5 gene encoding baculoviral IAP repeat-containing protein 5, which yields MADGAELAAVLPEEWRLYLVPTRAATFRNWPFTEGCACTPERMAAAGFVHCPSENGPDVAQCFFCFKELEGWEPDDDPLEEHKKHSAGCAFLSLQKDPTSLTLQEFLKLDKERMKNAIKKEISQKVTEVEDAAKNVRHEIENLVS from the exons ATGGCGGACGGCGCGGAGCTGGCGGCGGTGCTGCCCGAGGAATGGCGGCTCTACCTCGTCCCCACTCGCGCCGCCACCTTCCGCAATTGGCCCTTTACCGAGGGATGCGCCTGCACGCCCGAGCGG atggcggcggcgggcttCGTGCACTGCCCCAGCGAGAACGGCCCCGACGTGGCCCAGTGCTTCTTCTGCTTCAAGGAGCTGGAGGGCTGGGAGCCCGACGACGACCCCCT GGAAGAACACAAAAAACACTCTGCAGGctgtgcttttctctctcttcagaaAGACCCTACCAGCCTGACACTGCAGGAGTTCCTGAAGCTGGACAAAGAGCGAATGAAAAATGCAATT aaaaaagaaatttctcagAAGGTGACCGAGGTTGAAGATGCAGCCAAGAACGTGCGTCATGAAATAGAGAATCTGGTCTCCTAG